In a genomic window of Mycolicibacterium neoaurum VKM Ac-1815D:
- a CDS encoding MFS transporter, with protein MSAATSHRAGGRAGTNRRLAISAGGLAVTLGALDTYVVITIMTDIMRDVGIPINQIQQVTPIVTSYLLGYIAAMPLLGKASDRFGRKLILQAGLLGFMVGSTVTALAGDLTTLVIGRTLLGIASGALLPVTLALAADLWSDRGRATVLGGIGAAQELGSVLGPLYGIAVVWALNTWRDIFWINIPMAAVAMVMIHFSVPARDKDQPQQKVDVVGGVLLAIALGAAVVGLYNPSPDGKNLLPSYGMPLLIVAVVTIIGFFVWEKRATTRLMEPAGVKFRPFLAALGASLCAGAALMVTLVNVELFGQGVLGMDKNEAVVLLLRFLIALPIGALLGGWLATRIGDRPIAVTGLIIAAFGYWLISHWTVDVLSARHDLGLFTLPAFDTDLALAGFGLGLVIGPLTSAALRVVPSAEHGIASAAVVVSRMIGMLIGMAALSAWGLYRFNQILASLPVVNTTNMMDAGRQLMENTRTAYTMQYGEIFAITAVVCLVGALAAVFISSRGEVVEPDHDGSDIAKTAGNATFPASPQS; from the coding sequence TCGTGATCACCATCATGACCGACATCATGCGCGACGTCGGCATACCGATAAACCAGATTCAGCAGGTCACGCCCATCGTGACGAGCTATCTGCTCGGCTATATCGCAGCGATGCCGCTGCTGGGCAAGGCCTCCGACCGGTTCGGCCGCAAGCTGATCCTGCAGGCCGGCCTGCTCGGCTTCATGGTCGGCTCGACGGTGACCGCGCTTGCCGGCGATCTGACGACCCTGGTCATCGGACGTACTCTGCTCGGTATCGCCAGTGGCGCGCTGCTGCCCGTGACCCTGGCGCTGGCGGCCGATCTGTGGTCCGACCGTGGCCGGGCGACCGTGCTCGGCGGTATCGGCGCGGCGCAGGAACTCGGCAGTGTGTTGGGTCCGCTGTACGGCATCGCCGTGGTGTGGGCGCTGAACACCTGGCGTGACATCTTCTGGATCAACATCCCCATGGCCGCAGTCGCGATGGTGATGATCCATTTCAGTGTTCCGGCCAGGGACAAGGATCAGCCACAGCAGAAGGTCGATGTCGTCGGCGGGGTACTGCTGGCGATCGCGCTCGGCGCGGCGGTCGTGGGCCTCTACAATCCGTCACCCGACGGCAAGAACCTGCTGCCGAGCTACGGCATGCCACTGCTGATCGTCGCCGTAGTGACCATCATCGGATTCTTCGTCTGGGAGAAGCGGGCCACCACGCGCCTCATGGAACCTGCGGGCGTGAAGTTCCGGCCGTTCCTTGCCGCTCTGGGGGCATCACTGTGCGCCGGCGCCGCTCTGATGGTGACGCTGGTGAATGTGGAGCTGTTCGGCCAGGGCGTGCTCGGCATGGACAAGAACGAAGCAGTCGTCCTGCTGCTGCGCTTCCTCATCGCGCTGCCGATCGGCGCGCTGCTCGGTGGATGGCTGGCCACCCGGATAGGTGACCGGCCGATCGCGGTGACCGGCCTGATCATCGCGGCCTTCGGGTACTGGCTGATCTCGCACTGGACCGTCGATGTGCTGTCGGCTCGTCACGATCTGGGTCTGTTCACGCTGCCCGCCTTCGATACCGACCTCGCCCTTGCCGGCTTCGGCCTCGGCCTGGTGATCGGTCCGCTGACGTCGGCGGCCCTGCGCGTCGTTCCGTCAGCCGAACACGGAATCGCCTCGGCCGCGGTGGTCGTCTCTCGGATGATCGGCATGCTCATCGGCATGGCGGCCCTATCGGCATGGGGCCTGTACCGCTTCAACCAGATCCTGGCATCGCTGCCGGTGGTCAACACCACCAACATGATGGACGCCGGTAGGCAACTCATGGAGAACACCCGGACCGCGTACACCATGCAGTACGGCGAGATCTTCGCCATCACCGCAGTCGTATGTCTGGTGGGTGCCCTGGCCGCGGTCTTCATCAGCAGCCGCGGCGAGGTCGTCGAGCCCGACCATGATGGCAGCGATATCGCGAAAACGGCTGGCAACGCCACATTTCCGGCATCTCCGCAGTCCTGA